In Hymenobacter sublimis, a single genomic region encodes these proteins:
- a CDS encoding OmpA family protein codes for MSQEQTLANTVQASLTGEALAPLSAAVQATAPAVQQAVSHMLALVIPAFASRSQQPAGEEALWSWMERAPAPDWTGLLNTTEAHSWRGRGVALLEALLGPIYASRTRQISQAGGVPAEAMPLLVDVVVAATLGALRHHAAAQQLDATGISRWLQQQPGALPHVPPAEAAATPPPRPEPTQAARPAPPRSATRPARKANRLGTALRTFLHVRLPRRYWPVLLLLPALAFGFGIGRWNSPSSAARQQVALASPPSAREEASPPVEAQPSPDAAAYLAANLTTTTEPAPPEAAPAHYAVGPEMYLDYPGQPVLLLLGDGTSQRVAARSTEYQLYRLLAGAAQPSGPLRQEANWIPVDQAYFQAGQTTLPAAAQQQLRNLANILRAFPRARIQVSGYSDSLDGQHSTQALSEERARAAVRALRGFGIGANRLQARASAGPNDYASPATDEAGNYYHPYLSLQFVGNLPAGVIVRNPASAALAGKPRSSAASRAAARLHTSKSAQARARRAARLRRLRAKKQHRARKKLWFQRLGQRIRGERASR; via the coding sequence ATGAGTCAGGAGCAAACGTTAGCAAACACGGTACAAGCCAGCCTAACGGGTGAGGCATTGGCGCCTTTGAGCGCTGCCGTGCAGGCTACGGCACCGGCCGTTCAACAGGCAGTAAGCCACATGCTGGCGCTGGTAATTCCGGCTTTTGCCAGCCGCAGCCAGCAACCTGCCGGCGAGGAGGCCCTGTGGAGCTGGATGGAACGGGCCCCCGCTCCTGACTGGACGGGCCTGCTTAACACTACAGAGGCTCACTCCTGGCGCGGGCGGGGCGTAGCTTTGCTAGAGGCGCTGTTGGGCCCAATTTATGCCAGCCGCACCCGGCAGATTAGCCAGGCTGGCGGCGTGCCCGCGGAGGCCATGCCCCTGCTAGTGGACGTGGTGGTGGCCGCAACCCTGGGGGCCCTGCGCCACCATGCGGCCGCCCAGCAACTAGATGCCACCGGTATTAGCCGCTGGCTGCAGCAGCAACCCGGGGCGCTACCCCATGTGCCACCGGCAGAAGCAGCGGCAACTCCGCCGCCCCGCCCGGAGCCCACCCAGGCAGCCCGTCCGGCTCCTCCCCGGTCTGCCACGCGCCCCGCCCGCAAGGCCAACCGCCTGGGTACAGCCCTGCGCACTTTCTTGCACGTGCGGCTACCGCGGCGCTACTGGCCCGTGCTGTTGCTACTACCTGCCCTGGCGTTTGGGTTTGGTATTGGGCGCTGGAACTCTCCTTCTTCGGCTGCCCGCCAGCAGGTGGCCCTGGCCTCACCACCATCCGCGCGCGAGGAAGCTTCCCCACCCGTTGAGGCCCAGCCTAGCCCCGATGCCGCGGCCTACCTAGCAGCTAACCTGACAACGACGACCGAACCTGCTCCGCCCGAGGCGGCCCCCGCACATTACGCCGTTGGCCCAGAAATGTACCTGGATTACCCCGGCCAACCGGTGCTGTTGCTGCTCGGGGATGGTACCAGCCAGCGCGTGGCCGCCCGCTCCACTGAATACCAACTGTACCGCCTGCTGGCCGGCGCCGCCCAGCCCTCCGGCCCCCTGCGCCAAGAGGCAAACTGGATTCCAGTTGATCAGGCCTATTTCCAAGCCGGGCAGACGACGCTGCCGGCGGCGGCGCAACAGCAGCTGCGTAACCTGGCCAACATCCTACGGGCGTTTCCGCGGGCCCGTATTCAAGTAAGCGGCTACAGCGACAGCCTCGATGGGCAGCACTCAACCCAGGCCCTGAGTGAGGAACGGGCCCGGGCAGCCGTGCGCGCCCTGCGCGGGTTCGGCATTGGGGCCAACCGCCTGCAAGCGCGCGCCAGCGCCGGCCCCAACGACTACGCTTCCCCGGCCACCGACGAGGCGGGCAACTATTATCACCCCTACCTGAGCCTGCAATTCGTGGGCAACCTGCCGGCGGGCGTCATCGTCCGGAACCCGGCAAGCGCGGCCCTTGCCGGCAAACCACGCTCGAGCGCTGCTTCCCGCGCGGCAGCACGCCTGCACACTTCCAAAAGCGCGCAAGCTAGGGCCCGGCGCGCAGCCCGGTTGCGCCGGCTCCGAGCCAAAAAACAACACCGAGCCAGAAAGAAACTGTGGTTTCAGCGGTTGGGTCAGCGCATTCGGGGCGAACGGGCCAGCCGCTAA
- a CDS encoding SDR family oxidoreductase yields MKDENKLSRRQIISGLSASLAVATVGSVLPVEGAALSPEAAPEPLKDPTTAYPRPPFKSQTQPWPGLASKMDPVPDHGEKSYKGSGRLKGRKALITGGDSGMGRAAAIAYAREGADVAINYLPAEEADAKEVVALIKAAGQKAVAIPGDLRDEAFCKKLVEDTVRQLGGLDIVVSNAARQQQRQSIMDLTTEDFDATMKTNIYAPFWIIKAALPHLKPGSAIIGTTSEQATDPSADLYDYAQTKAATTNFVRSLAKQLAPKGIRVNGVAPGPIWTPLQVSGGATQEKLQKFGGDTPMKRPGQPVELASIYVQLADPQASYATGQVYGASGGAGMP; encoded by the coding sequence ATGAAAGATGAAAACAAACTCAGCCGCCGTCAGATAATCAGTGGGTTAAGTGCCAGCTTGGCCGTTGCCACTGTAGGATCCGTGTTACCCGTGGAAGGAGCCGCCCTCTCGCCCGAAGCGGCCCCCGAACCCCTGAAAGACCCGACCACTGCCTACCCCCGGCCCCCATTTAAAAGCCAGACCCAGCCCTGGCCGGGGCTGGCCTCCAAAATGGACCCCGTGCCCGACCACGGCGAGAAAAGCTACAAGGGCTCCGGCCGCCTCAAGGGGCGCAAGGCCCTGATTACGGGCGGCGACTCCGGCATGGGCCGGGCTGCCGCCATTGCCTACGCCCGCGAAGGCGCCGATGTAGCCATCAACTACCTGCCCGCCGAAGAAGCCGACGCCAAGGAGGTAGTGGCCCTGATTAAGGCCGCCGGTCAGAAAGCCGTAGCCATTCCCGGCGACCTGCGCGACGAAGCCTTCTGCAAAAAGCTGGTTGAGGATACCGTGCGCCAACTGGGCGGGCTGGATATTGTGGTTAGCAACGCGGCGCGGCAGCAGCAGCGCCAGTCCATTATGGACCTCACCACGGAGGACTTCGACGCGACGATGAAAACCAACATCTACGCCCCGTTCTGGATTATTAAGGCGGCCTTGCCCCACCTGAAGCCCGGCTCGGCCATTATCGGTACTACCTCCGAGCAGGCCACCGACCCTTCGGCCGACCTGTACGACTACGCCCAAACCAAAGCGGCCACCACTAATTTCGTCCGCTCCCTGGCCAAACAGCTGGCCCCGAAAGGTATCCGGGTGAATGGTGTGGCCCCCGGTCCCATCTGGACGCCCCTGCAAGTTAGCGGCGGCGCCACCCAGGAGAAGCTCCAGAAATTCGGCGGCGACACCCCCATGAAGCGCCCCGGGCAGCCCGTGGAGCTAGCCTCCATTTATGTGCAGCTCGCTGACCCGCAGGCAAGCTACGCCACCGGGCAGGTGTACGGGGCCAGCGGCGGTGCCGGCATGCCATAG